In Micromonospora sp. WMMD980, the following are encoded in one genomic region:
- a CDS encoding serine hydrolase has product MTWAELDAHLDQVPGTVSAYVGRPGARPTWTRRADATHYAASTMKVAVLVALHRAAEEGRLDLDAPVPVRNSFDSALTGAPRFTNNRDYDNDEAVWDAVDGVAPLRWLAERMIIRSSNLATNLCIGQVGLPAVARAWELGGARHSVTGRGIEDFAARDAGIDNLVTAADLANLLGELALGATRPGPLASPAGCAAMLDVLVAQEHREDLAAGLPDRTRVAHKNGWVRGVRHGAGVVFPDDAPPYQIVVCTTTDLADGGADGEQVEDDACRLIAHVSARVWDARHELAG; this is encoded by the coding sequence ATGACCTGGGCCGAACTCGACGCGCACCTGGATCAGGTGCCCGGCACCGTCTCCGCGTACGTGGGACGTCCCGGCGCCCGCCCCACCTGGACCCGGCGGGCCGACGCCACCCACTACGCGGCGAGCACCATGAAGGTCGCCGTGCTGGTGGCGTTGCACCGCGCCGCCGAGGAGGGCCGGCTCGACCTGGACGCGCCGGTGCCGGTGCGCAACTCCTTCGACTCCGCGCTGACCGGCGCGCCCCGCTTCACCAACAACCGTGACTACGACAACGACGAGGCGGTCTGGGACGCCGTGGACGGCGTCGCGCCGCTGCGCTGGCTCGCCGAACGCATGATCATCCGATCCAGCAACCTCGCCACGAACCTCTGCATCGGCCAGGTCGGGCTGCCGGCCGTGGCGCGGGCCTGGGAGCTGGGCGGCGCGCGGCACAGCGTCACCGGTCGCGGCATCGAGGACTTCGCCGCCCGCGACGCCGGCATCGACAACCTGGTCACCGCCGCCGACCTCGCCAACCTGCTCGGTGAGCTGGCGCTGGGCGCCACCCGGCCCGGCCCGCTGGCCTCGCCGGCCGGGTGCGCCGCCATGCTCGACGTGCTCGTCGCCCAGGAACACCGCGAGGACCTGGCCGCCGGGCTGCCCGACCGCACCCGCGTCGCGCACAAGAACGGCTGGGTCCGCGGCGTCCGCCACGGCGCCGGCGTGGTGTTCCCGGACGACGCGCCGCCGTACCAGATCGTGGTCTGCACCACCACCGACCTGGCCGACGGCGGCGCGGACGGCGAGCAGGTGGAGGACGACGCCTGCCGGCTCATCGCGCACGTCTCCGCCCGGGTCTGGGACGCCCGGCACGAGCTGGCCGGGTGA